Genomic DNA from Anguilla anguilla isolate fAngAng1 chromosome 17, fAngAng1.pri, whole genome shotgun sequence:
CTGACGCCCGGTCTTTTTGCTGCGATTTACGGGGCTTTGGCGTCGGGACACGCCGGCCCCATTTTTTTCAGGCTTCTGTCACTGGGGCAAAGGgaacacccccccgcccctcaccccccacttACCCACCCACCCTACTGTCAAAACAGCCGTGGGTTGGGTTTTTTTGGCCCCGATGGCTCACTGGTGTAAAAAAACACGGTATCCCCCTGCCGCAAACCAAAAGCAAGCAAACACATGGGACACATGAAGGCTATATGAAGGCCTcgaacagacctgggtcaaatactttaAACCTTAAGACACCAGAAATATTCCTGTAAATCACTGGCAGTTCTTAGAAGAAAATCCTAATTTCTCTGAAAGATCTGAATGAATCTCTTCTTTTATAcgtgtttgctcttttttttttcttttttttttactttcatctgtaggagtgttttcaaattttacctACTTCTAAAAGTTTAACGAATTCAAATCTGAATTCCAGGTTTCCCAGGTTTGACCTCAAAACAGGACTCCAACCAAATCGCCTGCAAACAAGCCAATTCACACCTTGACACAGCACAAATCAACAGAACATCCCCACAGCCAAAACGGCAGAACACAAATCCAGCTCAACCCAATGCGGCACCACCTACAGTGACCCAAAACGAGCCAAGccaatataaacaaacacaaactcaaaacaacCTAAACCATCACCATCCAAGTGAAAATAGCCAAAAGCAACCCAACACCTCCAGCAACCCAGCACACCCTGACTTGGACAAAATCCAACAAGAGCCATCACAACCCAAAACAATGCCATCGTAAAACTACGGGACcgactgaaaacaaacattactGTGAAGTGAATCCAGCTGGCTGTTAGGCATGATGCCATGTCTTATCTTTACTTTGGTGTTCGGCAGGGTCTACAGTAATGAAAATCTAACCACAGGAAGCTGCAGGCCCAGACTCCAGGCCAGCTGTTCTGGCCACAGACCAGAGATTCTGAGAGATAATTGGTCCAAAGAATGTCAAACGCACAAATGAAAAGTCTTGGCCAAAAATAGAGCCCAATTTGAGTCACAGGCACCGATGGGAAAGTGGTTGAGGAGTGATTGAAAAGCAGAGGAACCTGAACACAACTGTGGAAAATATTCAACTATTCCCACCACCAGTCACTGCAGTGCTAGTGTTTACCTTTCTTCTGTAGAATCTTTTTGAACCTTCCTTTCTCACAAAAACCAAAGCATTTCACAAGCAGATACACTGTGAGAAATGGCCAGTTCCAATTCTGTGGTATAAACTCCATACCAATTCATGATCCACATTTTGGTATAAACAGCACTGCCAGTTAGTGATCCACACGGCGGTATAAACAACATTGCCAGTTAGTGATCCACACTGTAGTATCACAGCACTGCCAGTTAGTGATCCACACTGTGGTTTAACATGTAAAGCAGATGAGACTTCTACAAACCCAGGAACCAGGCAGCTGTGGAGTGTAACCTTTTACAGGTCATTAAAAGCTAACACCTGTTCAAGAAATCACTTCACACACTGTTTTTGGGTAACTTtgtcaaaaatttaaaaaaaattaaaaaacaggtttttaagatctcctctctcctcttactGTGGGCCAGGATTCATGATTATTTAGgattttttctgcatttctgctAAAATCCCATATTAGCACTTATTAAGCATCATCTTATTGATCATCAGAAAACCCTCATGTAGTATTCTCACCAAGCCACCTGTTCATGACGCACCCTACAGTGAGTCTCTGCTTTCAGCTGCCCCGTCAGtgctcacacacccaccacaggCCCCCCACAGGCCCCCTACAGACCCCCAACAGACCCCCTACAGACCAGTGTCCTGCGCTCCCATGAGACGGCCAGTCACCgcagagtgacatcacagctatCCCCCTCCTCTCCTAAACAAACAGAATggccttctcttcctctccagcaGGAATGCAATTTCAGCAGCCAATAAGCCTTTGTGATGCCGAAGACCAGGGCAAAGAGGGCGGAGCCAATACGCCACTGGGAAAATATTTGCAGGGGCGGAGTCTGTCCCACGGATTACCAGCCGGTCGCCTCTCTGACAGGGTTTGGCTGCATTAACCCAAATCCACTGTCTCCACCGCTGCATCATGGGAGGACCAAACAGTCCCGGAATAACATTCCGTAATCCCTGCTACGGCACTGTGATCCCGGAGCGATGTGCACCAGACGGGGGGCCCTCCCAACTCCCCACCCTGCCAAAGCCCACCAAttagccctttgaagagcagagttgttgggatgtttttttctgaattccgagtcagtgctctagaactccactgcattCTCATTGTTacaccagcattagaatgctcagtgaAGAACATGCCAATCTCATAATTGTgaccttacaccttaaaggggttGATGACagattaatgtgtgtatgtgagggggggggggttgtagagGCTAGGGGTAGGGGTTGGGATTAGAGGATAGGGACAGGGGCTGGTTTTGCGAGTAGGGTCTTTGGTTGAGGGTACTGGTATGGAGTAAGGGGTCGGGGCTGGGGTAGAAGATGAGATTCTTGTGGTTGTTTATCAGCTCGATGTACAAGCAAAGCCCCCTGGGCAGAACACAAGGCTATCACAGGGGAATTATGAcaatatatcatttttaaatatcatacGCCAAGCAGGGAGATAGTGGGCACTATTTATATCATCGTTGGAAATGCCAGACTGAGGAGGAAATCCAAACCCTTCGGCTGTCATGGTACTTGAAACCCCAAACGCACCGATCTGGTGTTTCTAAACAGGAATATCTTGCCTGCGACCAAAAATTACATCCTTTCCCCTTGCTTAAAGCCAAGAAGTTCAGTATAAGCATTGTCCCAAGTCTCCAAATGGTAGCTCTGTGCTGGACACTCAAATGTCTCAGGATGTCTTCAGGTGTCCTGTTGCCTAGCAACCGACTGTAAACACATGCGAACTGGAACTGCACAGGCCACAGGGCCTGAAAGTTGATAACAGACCAGGTCACCTGCGCTCAGATACCGGAGGTACACCTGGAGCACCTTCGTTTGGATTAAAACATGATATCCTCCCTGAAGACCATGCAAAGAACAGAAACCCATTTGTGTATGCCAAAGCTATGCAAGACTGACACTGTTGAACAAGGCCGtggataaaaacagaaactgtgCGCTTATGCAAATTGGGTTCAATTCACTTGCACTATCAGCCCCTAACTGCTTTCCACGTAAATGCGTATTCAGtatttctctctgtgctgtacatttTACTATGCAAATTAATCACCGAGGAAGGACAATTGGACTCGTCACGTGCTACATGCGGTCTTGCTGAAGTGAAAGTGACCAATGTTGAGCTGCATGCCAGAAGAGTGTACAAACACTAACTGACACGGGAAGGGAGTTTTATTGGTCCAGACAGCGAAAAATTTTCAGCAATGTTAAATCTGGTAATCGGAGCTCGCCTGCTCTCAACACTAACCGCCTGCTCTCCGAAGCTGCCAAGCTACCTGACGCTCAAAGCACCTCAATCTCCCACACGAAGAAGCCCTAACACACTTCCACCAACAATTTCTAGGGCTGACAACAAACTGAAAGAATCAGAACCGACTGATAGAGTGACTGTTTGGAAGCGTGCAGGAGATGGTGCATTCTCAAACTTAACTACAGTTGGTACCTGTCAGTCCCTGTTTACAGTGGCTTGTATACAGTATGTCAAAATCCGTTATGCTGTATTCAGTGCAATTTAGATAATTGGGATAAAACCTTAAAACATTCAGTAAACCAAAATACCAGCCACTatgcaacaacaacaccaaATTAGGCCTCTTTAATTTTTGCTATTATGTAGACAGCTGAATACTTATTTTAGCAGGTGAGTTTATATTACTTGGTATATTACagaaagaaggagaaggaagaggCTGTAGTTACACATCCAATATGCCCACCACCACATCTTGCAGCTGCTTATCGCTTGTCAAAACTATAAGTTAGGAAATATATAACCTGTCTCATTTAGGCTATTCTGCAGGAAATTCTTTATAATCTATGACTGTGTTTTTAAGGCAGATGTATgaggtttcgttttttttttaaactcctaCTCAAACCACGTTCGATAATCATCAAAACGCAAGTAATTCAATAGTGCGTCATTAAGTTAGTAAACAGACCTATAAGGGTGACAGGCAACAATCCAccagtgaaaacacaaacaacactgCGTTCAgaagtgttttgttttcccttctGAATTGGTTAGTCGCATTCATGCAAATATTCAACAGTGCCACAAAGGCAGTGTGATTAACAAAAACGTTTCTGCCTTGCTGTACAGTCCAAGGTGTAACACAAGGTGATGAAGAATATTAATTTACTTGACAACACCTGGAAAAGGTGAACTATCCTTGGTCAATACTTCACAGTCAAACCAGCCAAGGGAAAAATGCGCAATTGCACATTCGTCGAGTATAAAGAATGTGTAGGTTATCAGAGGAACATATACCACTCCCATCGTTAACCTGGCCTAGTAGCGGCGTCAGCGCCTTCGAACAGGCTAAGGATTTTCTTGGAAACCTAAGACAGTTTATAAGGCTACTCGGAACTACACTTCAAATGCTGGAGAAAAATTTGGCTACTCACAGAATCCGTCGCAAACGCCGGAGCCTCATGCAACCAGTAACAGGCTATATTAGCGGTTCAGAGAGACGGTCGGTTCAACAAGAGAGAATCCCATTTCCATTACAGCGTAATTATCCTCTCAGGAAAGCAGTCATTACTTATTCTTGGATAGTTAGTCTACTGTTCCCATTTAAAAGTCGCTGCACGCGGCAACACGTCACCTAGATATGAGCTCTTCAGTAGACTGAGTATCCGCCCCTATTTGCTCATGCATAAATTGATCGCTTTCTCAAAGTTTTAAAtcgttatttttaaacaaaacctgATTTACTTTATGTATTCTATTTACAGATCTCTCACACTTTGtattgatgaaaataaatgaaaaataaaagcacacataGGCTAATATAAACCAGATTTAAGACAAATTGTAGGCTTAGTACggccttattattattattattgttattattattaatgatagCATCAAGAAcaacatcaataataacaataataataataatatttacagaCCATCTTTCACAGTTAATGGAATATCGAAGGCAATATCCTAATAGTTATTGTAAAACTCGCATACCTGAATAAACATGAATGTTATAAATTAATGTTCAGGGGGTCCTGTTGCATTTTAAACTATTCAATGTATCATTAGCACTTGATGACAGGGGTGCTGTGGCATCAATATTAGGCTACATCCGCTTATTTGACAGTCATGTTACAAATCATATTGGGCAGTATCAATACAGTATCTATTAAGtgacataaatgtaaaaaatagtcTTGCTTTTCACAAAACCTGAAAACAACTAAATATATCGCCTTcgacaacaaaaaataaataaacaaataaatagcctaaatgGAGGGCAGTTCCACATGAAACATTGATTATCATTCTATGTCTACCGGAATAGAAAAGGCAACGGGTGTATAATGGCTAAAATCCCGCGTGAGGCCTGACAGAAAAAAGTTTGCAGAGGTACTTACACGAGTTGCTTCAGCTGTGGGATTGGGATCGATGGGCGATTGGTGGCGGGGGGACCTGGGCAGGCCATCTGTGCGCCTGCATGTGAGTGCAGGACAGTCCATATAGGGAATGCGAGCCTCACCCCGATAAAAATACCCCCTGCGCCTCAGCATTCCTCCATCCGGGCCGCAGCCAAGGGCGCAAGGCACGCCAATCActcatacacgcgcacacacgcacacgcgcgcgcaggGACTTAAACACGTTCACCATTAATCACACCTATCGGCGGCTGTACATTTACAACCCATTCTTTCCCAAAAGGATAATTATATTCTGGGCGTTGAGAATTTCAACTATAAAGTAAGATTTATTGACTCGGGTACCTTGGGCTTATAGAGGCGAAGGAAAGGCACATTAGAACCGAGCGAGTGCCATTTCCCCGTGTCCTTAATGCGCTGTTGAGAGCAACCTTCTGAAATGCCAACTATTACCCAAGATTACCTCTAAATGATTGACCAGCTTATATTTTATTCCTGGTAATTATCTTACCaggaataaaatataataatatataaatatataattattttttcatttacctAAAATTAATTATAGGCTTATATTTACAGGTTTAGGCATACAACCTACATAAACACGAGAATATTCAATTTGGCAACGTGGTATTAACAGAGGAATTATTCCATCCACACTAACACGAATTAGCACGCAACAGCGCCACTTGTTGCTTATAGCGCGTATAATAGCGCAGCAAATGACTGCGTTTCCTTCGGTTCACTGAGGCCGACCTTAATAACGTGCCAAACGCTctgagtttttgttttgatttgcaaATATGTTTAGTTCACGGGACGTCTGTGTACTTCCTTTTCGGTATCCTACCTCATGCGAAAACCAAGAGAATCGTAACAGATGGAAATCCAACACTCCAATGGCTTGCTCTGTGCATCCTTGCGTGAACTGCATAGGTCACGGTGCAAGCCAATCAAACCATCCAGGTACACAAACAGAACACGAAGCGATACGTGAACAAACATGCAAAACGCatcctttattttattcaaaaacacTGTTGAGTGCCCCGTGCAACAGCCTTTAAAACCAACTCTCCAACAAACCAGAGCTGCTCGCGcaattgtgtaaaatgtaaataaaataaggtatttcaaaatattttcatacatacGCGTTTACATAACCGTATATGAAAATAGGTATAAAGACGATTTATATTAGTAGCCGAATTACACAACAAAAAGTGCTTCATTGTAAAAacgcattttttgttttgtttcttttattaaaagCCCATCCAACAACAATACAAGACAGATATGAACAGTACAAACCCCTTAGCagtcaccacaaacacacaccatgcactcaaAACACAATGTGCTggtgaataaaaaacattaatttcatgaatattttgTAATGGTCACAACCTGCAGCAGCGTGGAATTTGACGTCATTATTACAATGTCCGTCCGTCTGGTTAATAATACCTGAGGTGATATCTTAAAGCAGCGCATCGTTACTGTATGAATATCTgcaagtgggggtggggggacgggggggggggggggttggtgcaatttgaataattttcttTCAGATGTCAAGAACTACAAATTCTACAAATGAGAAGGAAATGGACACTGAGCATTTGTTATGCATGATGGCTCAGACTCAGTCAGCTGTTCCTCTCCCAGGATACCGCTATTTTCGCCGTGCGGTTTCGGGCTCTCTCATTTCACATTATAAGATGCACCTTACGACACAAGGAATCCAAAGGAACTGGGAAAATCAGCACCCGCTCAATAATGGGTATTCAGTCAGCTGGGAAATCAAAGTTCAATTTCAGCAGAAAAACGTATTCTGTAGAGCTTGGCCCAGACCGGGGCACCGAACCCCCAGACTTCCgcctcaggctccgccccccttcAGGGTCCAGTCAGGAAAGAGTGGGCCAGCGCCCTGGAGGCTGAGATCCGCTTGGCGGGGTTGAACGCCAGACACTGCTGCGGGAAACACAAAAGGAGAACGTCAACTCGCCCTTCCTCCCAGACCGGTCAAACCGGTCAAAACGCAAGCCAGACGTTCCGACAAGAAAAAGCGAAATTTACAAAAGTACACTTCGCTGCAAACCGCGATATATATGGATCATACATACGTACATGCGGCGAGTCAGAAATGTTTAAAGTGTAACTATCTCAGCCTACGGTCAGTAGGTCGTTCTCCTGCAGGCTCAGGTTTGGGAGCAGCTGGGTGGACCGCGCGCCTGTTCCCCAGGATGAGGAGTACGGCAGGGGGCTCTCTGCTGGCCAGTCCTCCTCCTCGGGCAGGCCGATGACCCTGAAAGACACGAGATAAGAAGATTACGGGGACCTGCAGCGGCCGAGCGtcgcggggtggggggcgggcaCGGGCCGATACTCACTCAAAGATATTCTGCAGCAGCCGCGCCTCGGAGAACTCGCGGAACAAGGGCCTGCGTGGGAGCGGGAGAAAACGCTatctcacaaaaacacagctaTTATCTCTCATGTTAGTCTTTAACAAGGGCATGTTGGACTCATGCCGCTTACAGGTGCTACTGTATAATCAACAGATGTGTCCATGTATGTTATCATTATTTTACCATGCGAGCCAGTCTCATGACACTTTCTATTTCATGTAAATTTAATTCACAACAAAGTTTTTccatttctattctattctattcagCTACTAAACACATGGCAGGGGCCAGTTCAGGTACCACAATGTCCTGATACTGTTCCTGTATTGTTGTGAACCACACAAGGCCATGGTAAGGAATGCTAGTCTGCTAAAGAGCTTTTAACAGTTGCCTGGCTGCAGTTCCGGGTGCTTTCACTAGATGGCGCCCTTTGCCCTACAGTGATCATGGGCCAGCGTGCCTCagcagtgctggtgtgtgtgcggtggcCCGTACCTACCTGAGGAGGAAGAGCTCAGCGAAGATGCAGCCTGCGCTCCACATGTCCACAGAGGGCATGTACACAGAGTGCAGGAGCACCTCTGGGGCCCTGTACCACAGCGTCGCCAcctgcgtgcacgcacacacacacacacacgcacgcatgcacacatgcacacgcacacacatacagcatttaGACCCACCTGGGTATACatgcaatgcacacacaaacacccactaAACTTAAGCTCCACTAATTTTTGTTGTAAGCAAGACCATACCAAACTAAAAACAAGCAAGCCCTTCCCTTAGCTTTGTAACTGTTAATAAAATAAGCACTTACATGGTGAAAGTGAACAGAATGCATGGGATTACTAATGACACGTGAAAGCTTGGTATAATACTACAGTTAGAAACAGTTGTGAACTTACACAGGGCGTGAGAGCTATCTGATGGCTGTAGATTCGGGCCAGCCCAAAATCGGCGATCTTCACCTCCCCTCGGCTGCTGACCAGCACGTTGTCCGGCTTCAGGTCGCGGTGCACCAGCATGTTGGTGTGGAGAAAATCCAGCCCGGTCAACAGCTGACGCATCATATCCTGCAGGAAGCAGCACACGGTCACTGATTGAATATCTATACAGGTAACATATAATTAGATGATACAAAGCAACATCCACTGGCCCACAAAGCATAGGAAACCCTGGTCAAGTTAAAATTTTGTCAAAATACAGGTTATATACTGTAATGTAGGGTGTAAAATGTTCTAAATGGGGACTGCCAGCTCATGAATTAGTAAGGTTCTATTCAGCGTTGAGTAGACAGCTGCAGTACATTCGAGCCAAGCTGGGTTTAGATTAGAGGGAAGACTCACTTTAATTTTTTCCAGACTCAATCCGCTCGGTGGGGCTGACGCAAGGAACGTTGTCAAGTCTTGATCGATGTACTCAAAAACCAACGTTAAGTCCAAGGTTCGATTCCGTAGTCCGGCCGATACGTTTAGTAACCTACCGAAAGCGAACAACAGAGTTCTTGCATGATATATTTGCATGGCCTGTTAGCACAGTTAGCGTTTGCATATAAATAGCGTTACACCTCACTGAATACTTCATGGGGTCATGAAAGCATAATCAATTAACTTAGTAGTGAGTATCAGATCAGCAGATGCTGTAGTCTACACAGGACTAGACAGGGGTAGACAGCGGCTTACTTCACAATATTTGGGTGGTTGAAGCACTCAGTTTTTCGCAACAGCGCCACCTCCCGGATCATGAACGCAGGTATGCCGCTCTCCGGGTCGTTTGGTATATTCAGCTTCTTCAGTGCGACGAGGCGTTGCTTGTCCTTCGTCTCTCTGGCTTTGTACACTTTGCCATAGGCGCCCTCTCCGATTTCAACCAATATTTCATAATCACCGATACCAGTGCAGCTGTGGACGTCCATATTTTCCCAACTGCATCGAAAAATGACGCAAGGCATGGAACAGGTCTCAGTGCTTGGCTAGGTACCCGCCAAAGCGATTTTCCGTTTCAACCACCATTTGCACAGGACACTTTAACAATGTATGGCAACTAGGAAGCTGGCAGCTGTTAAACAGCACCGATCTATCAAAATACGGCATTTCGGTCTCAAACTTAAAACTTACATTTCTTGCTTGCTTCAGAAAAACTGTTTCAGGACGGAGAAGTTAACGTTATAATGGGTAGCTGGCCAACGCCTAGTCTCTATGCAGTCATCAAGCTCATTTTTGGTAGGCCAACTACTGAATGGAACACAAGATAGGCTTTTGTTAGCTGAACAAGCTAGATAATATTTCCAGGCAGTATGCTACTAGCTAGTTAATGCCGTACTAAAATTGTGTGGTAAACAAGTCTATATTTTGACTGAACAATTTTTAGGTTTAACATTGTCAGTAATGTAAAGTACATTATCTGAAACATGTTACAGTTACTATTGTTCTCATTGCAGACCAAGATCCACTTAGACTAGATAACTTCGCCTATCCATACATTTCCAAATCATAATTAGCTATATTTCAGCAACAGTAGCTAAACTGGCCTGCATTGACCAGATTTGCTACTGTAGGCAAAACCTATTGTAACAAGGCACTTATTTATAGCCTACTAATATGCGGAATTGTGTAACGTGATCATATTGTGTATATTCACATTGCcaataattgaaatgaaatgaaaataatacctGGGTAGAAAGCGCTGTCATTAATCTCAAGCTGGGTTTTGCTCGCCATTTACATGTGAAATGTGAAGCTCAAACTTCTTATTTTAAGCAAGATGAGAGTTCCTCAAGATGGTCATTGAGGATGCGCATGTACCGTTGCCATACCGTTGCAAAGGGCTCAGCTAATCAAATTTATCTCAATTTCCATCCTATCTGACAGGGGGGTTGCATGAGTCAGGACGTCACTTTCACGTGCTATATGCGTGCAAACCGTTCTGTTCCCacgctctttttttctttttcttgagtcacctcattaaaaatgtgacacttCAATTGCTTGATATTGTTTTGATACCTATCTAACTGTAGGCTCAAGCTGggaaaatataatgcaatggTAAATTTAAAATTGAGAATCCATTTTAGCCATCACTGTATTTAACAGTCTCTGTATTTAACACCCAACTATGCACGGGAAAACCATTCTCTAAACAGAAGTCTGATTTAAATGGGGATGAGACGGTGGAGTAGCTATGGTATTGCACACTTACAGAAAACATTCTTATCTAGCCAataacaataaagaaaataatttttaaaatagaaagttATATAGGTCTACACCACACCACATTACTATCccaaattacacataatgcaGCCATTTACACAAACCTCTTTCTTGCGATTCATGAAACACACCATTTTGAccacatgaatgaataaaaacagaatgctAGTGGCACATTTACCAGGAAATCTAAGGAAGAGGAGAGGCATTGAAAGGACTATCCAGTGTTGCACCAAAACCTCCACTAAAGTTTTTACACTGATTAAAAAACCCACAGCAATGTTTTATGTAGTGTTTAATAGTAATGAGGAAGTTACTTGAAAggtatttaaagaaaataaggtCAAGCACCACAGATATCCATTCAAACTAAAAGCCTTTAACCCTATTACAATGTACATCAACTTTGGTTCCCACAAAGACAAAGCAATGAATGAGGTTTGCAATCATCCATGACTGAATTCACAAATTATCAATGCAAACAAGTATCAAAAGCAAGGTTTGATAGAAATTTTGTTTGTTCAGGTTCTCCTTTGGTATATCCAAAAAACAATTCAggtctaaaataaaatgttctatgTTACATTCCTCCAAGACTCACAGTAAAGCTTACACAAATTACAGAAGCCAAAATCAGGTACAGTATATGGGCACACAGGATTGGGCACATAGATCACGGCATGATGATCTGACCACATGACACATTCGGGTACAAATCTACAGATTTACCAAACTGCCACTCATTGGCTCCTCCCTTCCCATCAACCAATAAGCCGTCAGCTGATGAGTAACACATTGACTGTATTAAAGCTCTGCAAGGCCCCTTCTAGAAATGTGCATAggtagggctgggcgatatcgATTGCCATCAGATTTGCTACAATAACAATTTTTTGGGTTATTTTTGATGCAGTAGGCCTACTTTTTATTTGTCCGGTTGTATCTGTTCTAATAGCTTGCATGTTGTTGGAATATATACAGCAATGCTCAGAATGACTCTGCCCATTGAAGAGGAAATGAGGTGGTCCGAGGTaaaatacttttatatttaaGCTACAAGTGAACCATCTAATTTGTCTAATTTGTAATGCCTTTATCCATTATAGACTGGACATCCTCCTGACTTTAATAGAGCATTGTTTGATGTATATAGTGACCATTACCACACAGAATTTATaaaaattgcaaaaacaattttagGCTGTATTTCCAGGCCCTATGCATAAGGGAAACACAAAA
This window encodes:
- the cdk21 gene encoding cyclin-dependent kinase 4 isoform X1, producing MDVHSCTGIGDYEILVEIGEGAYGKVYKARETKDKQRLVALKKLNIPNDPESGIPAFMIREVALLRKTECFNHPNIVKLLNVSAGLRNRTLDLTLVFEYIDQDLTTFLASAPPSGLSLEKIKDMMRQLLTGLDFLHTNMLVHRDLKPDNVLVSSRGEVKIADFGLARIYSHQIALTPCVATLWYRAPEVLLHSVYMPSVDMWSAGCIFAELFLLRPLFREFSEARLLQNIFEVIGLPEEEDWPAESPLPYSSSWGTGARSTQLLPNLSLQENDLLTQCLAFNPAKRISASRALAHSFLTGP
- the cdk21 gene encoding cyclin-dependent kinase 4 isoform X2, whose amino-acid sequence is MDVHSCTGIGDYEILVEIGEGAYGKVYKARETKDKQRLVALKKLNIPNDPESGIPAFMIREVALLRKTECFNHPNIVKLLNVSAGLRNRTLDLTLVFEYIDQDLTTFLASAPPSGLSLEKIKDMMRQLLTGLDFLHTNMLVHRDLKPDNVLVSSRGEVKIADFGLARIYSHQIALTPCVATLWYRAPEVLLHSVYMPSVDMWSAGCIFAELFLLRPLFREFSEARLLQNIFEVIGLPEEEDWPAESPLPYSSSWGTGARSTQLLPNLSLQENDLLTCLAFNPAKRISASRALAHSFLTGP
- the cdk21 gene encoding cyclin-dependent kinase 4 isoform X3, whose protein sequence is MDVHSCTGIGDYEILVEIGEGAYGKVYKARETKDKQRLVALKKLNIPNDPESGIPAFMIREVALLRKTECFNHPNIVKLLNVSAGLRNRTLDLTLVFEYIDQDLTTFLASAPPSGLSLEKIKDMMRQLLTGLDFLHTNMLVHRDLKPDNVLVSSRGEVKIADFGLARIYSHQIALTPCVATLWYRAPEVLLHSVYMPSVDMWSAGCIFAELFLLRPLFREFSEARLLQNIFDSVWRSTPPSGSQPPGRWPTLS
- the cdk21 gene encoding cyclin-dependent kinase 4 isoform X4, yielding MDVHSCTGIGDYEILVEIGEGAYGKVYKARETKDKQRLVALKKLNIPNDPESGIPAFMIREVALLRKTECFNHPNIVKLLNVSAGLRNRTLDLTLVFEYIDQDLTTFLASAPPSGLSLEKIKDMMRQLLTGLDFLHTNMLVHRDLKPDNVLVSSRGEVKIADFGLARIYSHQIALTPCVATLWYRAPEVLLHSVYMPSVDMWSAGCIFAELFLLRPLFREFSEARLLQNIFDVWRSTPPSGSQPPGRWPTLS